Proteins co-encoded in one Opitutus terrae PB90-1 genomic window:
- the lspA gene encoding signal peptidase II produces the protein MTDVAPRPADAPEGGSKIENPRSRFQRLLDYRRLLAIGFAVLISDQISKSIVAARLPFPTYGEPAAITVVPDFFYIVHVGNTGAAWSMFSGQGMLLALLAAATLIAIFLWRRALGLRDRMAQISFGLLTGGIAGNLVDRLVHGHVVDFIDLHFGTYVYPTFNVADSGICAGVILYLWHSFREPGRAK, from the coding sequence ATGACGGACGTTGCACCCCGCCCTGCCGATGCCCCGGAGGGCGGATCGAAAATCGAGAATCCCCGATCGAGATTCCAGCGGCTGCTTGATTACCGCCGTCTGCTCGCGATCGGGTTCGCCGTTCTGATCAGCGATCAGATCAGCAAGTCCATCGTCGCCGCTCGCCTGCCGTTTCCCACCTATGGCGAACCGGCGGCGATCACGGTGGTGCCCGACTTCTTCTACATCGTCCACGTGGGCAACACGGGCGCGGCGTGGAGCATGTTCTCGGGCCAGGGTATGCTGCTCGCGCTGCTCGCCGCGGCCACTCTCATCGCAATCTTCCTCTGGCGCCGAGCCCTCGGGCTCCGGGATCGCATGGCGCAAATCTCGTTCGGACTGTTGACCGGTGGGATCGCCGGCAATCTGGTCGACCGATTGGTGCATGGACACGTCGTCGACTTCATCGACCTGCACTTCGGCACCTACGTCTACCCGACGTTCAATGTTGCCGACTCGGGCATTTGCGCCGGCGTGATCCTCTACCTCTGGCACTCGTTCCGCGAGCCGGGGCGGGCAAAGTAG